A genomic region of Papaver somniferum cultivar HN1 chromosome 7, ASM357369v1, whole genome shotgun sequence contains the following coding sequences:
- the LOC113296170 gene encoding receptor-like protein 15, protein MAGLESLDLSFNRLSGNIPLSLTSIDPLSTLDLSYNNLSGMIPRGAHFDLVSLDGSAYVGNTLLCGHPTNKICEQVNPGFTQPNSEGKANVKLVFYAAFLIGIGTGFWGFVLGLVLLLSKQIWWLGYWRFVDTVALTITAYVLKN, encoded by the coding sequence ATGGCAGGTTTAGAGTCATTAGATTTGAGTTTCAACAGATTGTCTGGAAACATTCCATTGTCTCTTACCTCGATCGACCCTCTCAGCACTCTGGACCTGTCTTACAATAACTTGAGTGGAATGATTCCTAGAGGTGCGCACTTTGATCTAGTGAGTTTGGATGGGTCAGCTTATGTTGGCAACACTTTGTTATGCGGTCACCCAACAAACAAGATTTGTGAACAGGTTAATCCTGGTTTTACTCAGCCTAACAGTGAAGGGAAAGCAAATGTCAAGCTGGTGTTTTATGCTGCTTTTCTTATAGGTATTGGAACTGGATTTTGGGGTTTTGTATTGGGTTTGGTTTTGCTTCTAAGCAAACAAATATGGTGGCTGGGGTATTGGAGATTTGTTGATACTGTTGCATTGACAATAACCGCATATGTTTTGAAGAACTGA
- the LOC113299908 gene encoding probable LRR receptor-like serine/threonine-protein kinase At4g36180 isoform X1 produces the protein MRNLYSDVISISSGPSDALNGTISPSLFNLFHLKHLDLSYNNFDYSKIHNQFFKLKSLVYLNLSNSMFSSLIKNQFANLSTLQYLDLSCSSVIFDFSSFSYSMLTLEGSYDYSSSYLPTSYVSSTNISWLRGLINLKILKLTGVDLSLASSVLSTNWAEPISVLSNLRELSLSSCSISGPFPLHEFHNLSSLSLLQMDSNTLSSPIPIQLANLTSLSVLDLNNCQLQGSVPYLPQLQYLDVSLNEDFMVDLVHMFNHPWSILQLLSITWTNVVGPIPSSISNASSLVYLLASHCSIRGSLPDSISNLTHLQYLDLSFNYLNGYIPHSISNLRNLQALNLIQNGLHGPMPKSICEISSLAILLARDNNLSGSVPSCVVKLRILKVFDVTGNNLTGAISFRSLFLGSNPVWISSSSNSLDVKIDVNYSLTSEFEELQTLGLQDCNLKGYIPTFICNMTQLSLLDLSFNNLIGSIPSCIFKLPHLSYLDLSNNNLEGTLPHSISLSQEYPISVLQLQSNKLQGPLPLPPKNVGLLDISDNEFSGEISKEVSERLSNTVHVSLSDNNLSGSIHSAICSRGSSLKVLEI, from the coding sequence ATGCGTAATCTTTATTCGGATGTCATTTCAATTTCGTCTGGGCCATCTGATGCACTTAATGGTACAATTTCTCCTTCCCTCTTTAATCTTTTTCATCTCAAACATCTTGACTTAAGCTACAACAACTTCGACTACTCCAAAATTCACAATCAGTTTTTCAAGCTCAAAAGTCTTGTTTACCTTAATCTGTCAAATTCGATGTTTTCAAGTCTTATTAAGAATCAGTTTGCAAATCTATCTACTTTGCAGTACCTCGATCTCTCGTGCTCCTCAGTGATATTTGATTTCTCATCCTTCTCTTATAGTATGTTAACATTAGAAGGATCCTATGATTACAGTAGCTCCTATTTGCCGACTAGTTATGTTTCTTCAACTAATATAAGTTGGTTAAGAGGGTTAATCAATCTCAAGATTCTAAAGTTAACCGGTGTTGATTTATCGCTGGCTTCTTCAGTGCTCAGCACGAACTGGGCGGAACCTATATCGGTGCTTTCCAACCTTAGGGAGCTATCACTTTCTAGTTGTAGCATTTCTGGTCCATTTCCACTTCATGAATTTCACAATCTCTCAAGTCTATCGCTTTTACAAATGGACTCTAATACTCTGAGCTCACCAATTCCAATTCAGCTTGCTAATTTGACATCTCTTTCAGTCCTTGATTTGAACAACTGTCAGTTGCAAGGTTCAGTGCCTtatcttccacaacttcaataCTTGGATGTGAGTCTTAACGAAGATTTCATGGTTGATCTCGTTCACATGTTCAATCATCCATGGTCTATACTTCAATTGCTTTCGATTACTTGGACTAATGTTGTTGGGCCGATCCCAAGTTCTATTTCAAATGCATCATCACTGGTCTATCTTCTTGCATCACATTGTTCAATTCGAGGATCCTTACCGGATTCAATTTCAAACCTTACCCACTTGCAATATCTAGACCTCAGTTTCAACTACTTGAATGGTTACATTCCCCATTCAATCTCCAATCTAAGAAATCTACAAGCGCTAAATTTGATCCAAAATGGTTTACATGGTCCCATGCCAAAATCAATATGTGAGATTTCTTCTCTTGCAATTCTTCTTGCAAGAGACAACAATTTGAGCGGATCAGTGCCTAGTTGCGTAGTCAAGCTGCGAATATTAAAGGTGTTTGATGTCACAGGTAACAATTTGACTGGAGCTATCTCATTTAGATCTTTGTTCCTAGGGTCGAACCCTGTATGGATATCTTCAAGCAGCAACTCTCTAGACGTAAAGATAGATGTTAATTACTCGCTTACATCTGAATTTGAAGAACTGCAAACCTTAGGCCTGCAAGACTGCAATTTGAAAGGGTATATTCCAACTTTCATTTGCAATATGACTCAACTTTCTCTGTTGGATTTATCATTTAACAACCTCATAGGCTCTATCCCTTCTTGTATCTTCAAACTCCCACATCTTTCATACCTAGATCTCTCAAACAACAACCTAGAAGGAACACTACCGCATTCGATATCTCTTTCTCAAGAATATCCAATTTCAGTACTACAATTACAGAGCAACAAACTCCAGGGTCCTCTTCCTCTTCCACCAAAAAATGTTGGGCTTTTGGATATATCCGATAATGAATTCTCTGGTGAAATCTCTAAGGAAGTAAGTGAAAGACTGTCGAACACTGTTCATGTATCACTATCTGATAATAATCTTAGTGGTTCGATTCATTCTGCTATTTGTTCACGAGGAAGTAGTCTAAAAGTTCTGGAGATCTGA
- the LOC113299908 gene encoding inositol-tetrakisphosphate 1-kinase 1-like isoform X2: MAKRFQIGYAFTQKKNFIQGSLLNESRQRGIDLIKIDTDKPLIEQGPFDCILQKLSTESWIKQLEEYSLQNPNVLIIDSPSKIEILHDRISMLQVVEDLKMNGQVNETETATFGIPKQIVINDVGSLVAEGSKLKFPVIAKPLVADGSTLSHKMSLVYNRDGLNKLNTPVVLQEFVNHGGVIFKVYVVGDYVKCVKRKSLPDISEEELVGKDLEESCVTFSQISNKTSQERSGGMCNEVMRVEDAVMPPDSLVTDIARGLRHAMGLHLFNFDVIRDSRIGNHYVVIDINYFPGYEKMPCYESVLTDFFCDLRQRKQNLLSEDMKKEEE, encoded by the coding sequence atgGCAAAACGTTTCCAAATAGGTTATGCATTCACACAAAAGAAGAATTTTATCCAGGGTTCATTATTGAATGAATCAAGACAAAGAGGTATTGATCTTATTAAGATAGATACTGATAAACCATTGATAGAACAAGGTCCATTTGATTGTATTTTACAGAAATTGTCTACTGAGAGTTGGATTAAACAGTTAGAAGAATATTCATTACAAAACCCTAATGTTTTGATTATTGATTCTCCTTCCAAAATTGAAATTCTTCATGATCGTATCTCAATGTTACAAGTTGTGGAAGATTTGAAAATGAATGGTCAAGTGAATGAAACTGAAACGGCCACTTTTGGTATCCCTAAACAGATTGTGATTAATGATGTTGGTTCATTGGTGGCGGAGGGGTCGAAATTGAAATTCCCTGTGATTGCAAAGCCTTTAGTTGCTGATGGAAGCACGCTGTCACATAAGATGTCATTGGTGTATAATCGCGATGGTTTGAATAAACTTAACACCCCGGTTGTTTTGCAAGAGTTTGTTAATCACGGTGGTGTTATTTTCAAAGTTTATGTTGTTGGTGATTATGTGAAATGTGTGAAGAGGAAATCGTTGCCGGATATATCTGAGGAAGAATTGGTTGGGAAGGATCTGGAAGAGAGTTGTGTTACGTTTTCGCAAATTTCGAATAAGACGAGTCAAGAACGAAGTGGGGGTATGTGTAATGAGGTAATGCGTGTAGAAGATGCTGTAATGCCGCCGGATAGTTTGGTTACTGATATTGCTAGAGGGTTAAGACATGCTATGGGATTGCATCTGTTTAATTTTGATGTCATTAGGGATTCTAGAATTGGTAATCATTATGTTGTTATTGATATTAATTACTTCCCTGGGTATGAGAAGATGCCGTGCTATGAATCTGTGTTGACGGATTTCTTTTGTGATCTTAGACAAAGAAAGCAGAACTTATTGAGTGAGGATATGAAAAAGGAAGAAGAGTAG
- the LOC113299908 gene encoding inositol-tetrakisphosphate 1-kinase 5-like isoform X3 gives MAKRFQIGYAFTQKKNFIQGSLLNESRQRGIDLIKIDTDKPLIEQGPFDCILQKLSTESWIKQLEEYSLQNPNVLIIDSPSKIEILHDRISMLQVVEDLKMNGQVNETETATFGIPKQIVINDVGSLVAEGSKLKFPVIAKPLVADGSTLSHKMSLVYNRDGLNKLNTPVVLQEFVNHGGVIFKVYVVGDYVKCVKRKSLPDISEEELVGKDLEESCVTFSQISNKTSQERSGGMCNEVMRVEDAVMPPDSLVTDIARGLRHAMGLHLFNFDVIRDSRIDKESRTY, from the exons atgGCAAAACGTTTCCAAATAGGTTATGCATTCACACAAAAGAAGAATTTTATCCAGGGTTCATTATTGAATGAATCAAGACAAAGAGGTATTGATCTTATTAAGATAGATACTGATAAACCATTGATAGAACAAGGTCCATTTGATTGTATTTTACAGAAATTGTCTACTGAGAGTTGGATTAAACAGTTAGAAGAATATTCATTACAAAACCCTAATGTTTTGATTATTGATTCTCCTTCCAAAATTGAAATTCTTCATGATCGTATCTCAATGTTACAAGTTGTGGAAGATTTGAAAATGAATGGTCAAGTGAATGAAACTGAAACGGCCACTTTTGGTATCCCTAAACAGATTGTGATTAATGATGTTGGTTCATTGGTGGCGGAGGGGTCGAAATTGAAATTCCCTGTGATTGCAAAGCCTTTAGTTGCTGATGGAAGCACGCTGTCACATAAGATGTCATTGGTGTATAATCGCGATGGTTTGAATAAACTTAACACCCCGGTTGTTTTGCAAGAGTTTGTTAATCACGGTGGTGTTATTTTCAAAGTTTATGTTGTTGGTGATTATGTGAAATGTGTGAAGAGGAAATCGTTGCCGGATATATCTGAGGAAGAATTGGTTGGGAAGGATCTGGAAGAGAGTTGTGTTACGTTTTCGCAAATTTCGAATAAGACGAGTCAAGAACGAAGTGGGGGTATGTGTAATGAGGTAATGCGTGTAGAAGATGCTGTAATGCCGCCGGATAGTTTGGTTACTGATATTGCTAGAGGGTTAAGACATGCTATGGGATTGCATCTGTTTAATTTTGATGTCATTAGGGATTCTAGAATTG ACAAAGAAAGCAGAACTTATTGA
- the LOC113296169 gene encoding F-box protein At3g07870-like, which produces MADQRMSTPKFLPEEITLNIFTRLPADLVLDCKLVRKTWRNFVKLFHSKTTYFAYQHLWRHCGRGLIQQHEQLHNLYHNDFDSAKLSFVFWNRDAQALDYMEYHEEGESNRDKQLANYYTRKINFKFPLEAYEFVGTCNGLICISVKTAHVSYREEPEPKPALYICNPITKEFISLPGLGINKEKLDKNDGVHIVHGFGYDPQTNKYKVVRVLYFGVDYKNSFKGSHVEVYTLGSGCGWRSAGETNYFVDPSFGAASICVNGALHWILGRTPKIVVFDLADEKFHLLPAPPGVPYCGKLFVMKGCLCLGEAYRKLGQYWKWDLWYLKNNEEESSSSSCQEGEHYYSFWSWRKEFRTLGTIDFKESYCEPFAITNKGEVLLFANYLGDISLHNPETNTATPKQIRNFFEYCSPGMEMPIPHINSFVSLNALGAENVRTNIVD; this is translated from the coding sequence ATGGCAGATCAGAGAATGAGTACTCCAAAGTTTCTACCTGAAGAAATCACACTGAATATATTTACTAGATTACCAGCCGACTTAGTTTTAGATTGCAAACTAGTACGCAAAACATGGAGAAATTTTGTTAAACTTTTCCATTCTAAGACCACTTACTTTGCTTATCAACATCTTTGGCGCCATTGTGGTCGTGGATTAATACAACAACACGAGCAGCTGCATAATCTTTATCATAATGATTTCGATTCTGCGAAGTTGAGTTTTGTTTTCTGGAACCGAGATGCTCAAGCGTTAGATTATATGGAGTACCATGAGGAAGGTGAGTCGAATAGAGATAAGCAGCTCGCTAACTACTACACAAGGAAGATCAATTTTAAGTTTCCGCTGGAGGCATATGAATTTGTAGGTACATGTAATGGATTGATCTGTATATCAGTCAAGACTGCGCATGTTTCCTACAGAGAGGAACCTGAACCTAAACCAGCTTTATACATATGTAATCCCATTACCAAAGAATTCATAAGTCTTCCAGGGTTAGGGATCAACAAAGAGAAATTAGACAAGAATGATGGTGTTCACATCGTACACGGATTTGGCTACGATCCTCAAACTAACAAATACAAGGTTGTTAGAGTTCTTTACTTTGGAGTCGATTATAAAAATTCCTTCAAGGGGTCACATGTCGAGGTATACACACTTGGGAGTGGCTGCGGGTGGAGAAGTGCAGGAGAAACCAACTATTTTGTAGACCCTAGTTTTGGAGCCGCGAGTATTTGTGTaaatggagctcttcattggatCTTAGGACGAACTCCAAAGATTGTTGTCTTTGATTTGGCAGATGAGAAATTCCACTTGCTTCCTGCGCCTCCAGGTGTGCCATACTGCGGCAAACTTTTTGTTATGAAGGGGTGTCTGTGTCTTGGTGAAGCATATCGTAAATTAGGTCAATATTGGAAATGGGACTTGTGGTATTTAAAAAACAACGAGGAAGAGAGTAGCAGTAGCAGTTGCCAAGAAGGAGAACATTATTACAGTTTCTGGAGTTGGCGTAAAGAATTCAGGACATTGGGAACGATAGATTTCAAGGAAAGTTACTGTGAACCATTTGCCATCACGAACAAGGGTGAAGTTTTATTATTCGCAAATTACCTTGGTGACATCAGTCTTCATAACCCAGAAACAAATACTGCTACTCCGAAACAAATTCGGAATTTTTTCGAATACTGCAGCCCGGGTATGGAGATGCCCATACCACACATCAACAGCTTTGTTTCATTGAATGCACTGGGAGCAGAAAATGTGAGGACAAACATCGTAGATTAG